The nucleotide sequence GTTCCTTTCCCCACTTTTGCAATAAATCATTAGTTTTTGAAAAGTGGCGACACCCAAAGAATTTAGGAGCGGAGTAGGGAGAGGGGTGAGCAGATGTTAAAATGGCGTGGGGATGACTCATCGTATTTAAAATATTTTCACACTTATCCTTAGCAGACCGTCCCCAAAGGATGAAAACCAAAGGATCCTTCCTTTGACAAAGAACCCGAATAACCGCATCGGTAAAGGTTTCCCATCCCTTGCCATAGTGAGATTTAGGCTCTCCACGCTGCACAGTCAGCGTTGCATTGAGCATCAAAACCCCTTGCTTGGCCCAGTTGATCAAACAGCCATGACTCGCAGGAGGAATCCCCAAATCAGCTTCCATTTCTTTATAGATATTTTTTAGCGATGGCGGCGTGGTAACCCCTTTTTGAACACTAAAGCAAAGGCCATGGGCCTGACCAGGGCCATGATAGGGATCTTGCCCCATCAAAACGACCTTCACCTTATCAAAAGGGGTTTGCCGAAAAGCGTTGAGGACATTTTCCTCAGGAGGAAAAATCGTAGCACCACGCCCTTTTTCTCCCTCTAAAAAATGCTTTAGTTCGAGGATATAAGGCTTTTGAACCTCACCTTCGAGAGCCTTGTGCCAACTTTTTTCTAACATCATGACCATGAGAAAAGGATACCATGAAAAAACTTTTTGCCACAACCCAATCAGCAATTCCCGCTAAAATTTTAAGCCCTTGATTGTGATTAATTTGCAGTTTTTATAAAATTTTGTTTTCGCAAACTATTAAAAGGTAAGGGCAGAAAGTGAGTAGAAGACTTATAGAAAAGAGCACCCTTTCGGCGAAAGGGTTGCTTGCAAATGCAAAAGACCAATTCAAGAAAATTGC is from Candidatus Neptunochlamydia vexilliferae and encodes:
- the ung gene encoding uracil-DNA glycosylase — its product is MVMMLEKSWHKALEGEVQKPYILELKHFLEGEKGRGATIFPPEENVLNAFRQTPFDKVKVVLMGQDPYHGPGQAHGLCFSVQKGVTTPPSLKNIYKEMEADLGIPPASHGCLINWAKQGVLMLNATLTVQRGEPKSHYGKGWETFTDAVIRVLCQRKDPLVFILWGRSAKDKCENILNTMSHPHAILTSAHPSPYSAPKFFGCRHFSKTNDLLQKWGKEPINWSVDG